One window of Acropora palmata chromosome 1, jaAcrPala1.3, whole genome shotgun sequence genomic DNA carries:
- the LOC141893721 gene encoding uncharacterized protein LOC141893721 encodes MRGIQRSSRGMEDSTALKGSSVPVLAGDNRDLIMFLYYLVSSCLQFALLGLGVMYVMQKGRQQRDKENKDEQLRHRKYRRDEDLRFKHEHSNQRMPEWRKFSKAVNILVEYMILKRTKTLRRLQQVAKSFTEIRILAHINGLDVLRYMINEEESFHSTELDQLRLDLEPVLVLLNQCWSLCLLSGIPRHIKEEVRRIFIDLGSLALLFISEQSRRSIIKRCLRDFDCNNQHESLSGEQLEKEIPYVKYIQFGHREQCYATCDNFTYNLDPFNPRVPEFLGELHLNLIHGKKSAAYAVSFAKKMQKTKTDWISEDATDEEMVLKLMHDVRCNVWKKSLGENVQLEIGVADINQLQAVYNSEKQELSLVYQLIRGLFRITGRYNFLYLVAKGLKTFYDSRTLVSQRKR; translated from the coding sequence ATGAGAGGAATCCAACGTTCAAGTCGTGGAATGGAAGACTCGACGGCTTTGAAAGGAAGCAGCGTCCCAGTTTTGGCAGGAGATAACCGGGACCTCATCATGTTTCTTTATTACCTTGTCAGTTCATGTCTACAGTTTGCCCTTCTTGGACTTGGGGTCATGTATGTAATGCAAAAAGGGAGACAACAGCgtgataaagaaaacaaagacgaACAGTTGCGACATAGAAAATATAGAAGAGATGAGGATCTTCGTTTCAAACATGAACACAGTAATCAACGTATGCCAGAATGGCGAAAGTTCTCCAAAGCAGTTAATATTTTAGTAGAGTACATGATTCTTAAAAGAACCAAAACTCTTCGACGCCTTCAGCAGGTCGCAAAATCGTTTACAGAAATTCGTATTTTGGCCCACATCAATGGCCTTGACGTGTTAAGATATATGATTAATGAAGAAGAGAGCTTTCATAGCACCGAACTGGATCAACTTCGCCTTGATCTGGAGCCCGTATTGGTGCTGTTGAATCAATGCTGGTCACTTTGCCTCTTAAGCGGTATACCACGTCACATTAAAGAAGAAGTGAGACGAATATTCATCGACTTGGGTAGTTTAGCACTTCTATTCATTAGCGAACAATCTCGCCGTAGTATCATTAAGCGATGCTTGCGTGATTTTGACTGCAATAATCAACATGAAAGTTTAAGTGGCGAACAACTAGAGAAAGAAATTCCGTATGTCAAATACATTCAGTTTGGACATAGGGAACAGTGCTATGCAACCTGCGATAACTTTACTTACAATTTGGATCCCTTTAACCCCCGAGTGCCGGAATTTTTGGGGGAGCTACACCTTAACTTGATCCATGGCAAGAAATCAGCCGCGTACGCGGTAAGTTTTGCGAAGAAAATGCAGAAGACCAAGACCGACTGGATAAGCGAAGATGCAACCGACGAGGAGATGGTATTGAAATTGATGCATGACGTACGTTGCAATGTTTGGAAGAAGAGTCTGGGAGAGAATGTTCAGCTGGAAATCGGAGTTGCAGACATCAACCAGCTACAGGCGGTGTACAACAGTGAAAAGCAAGAACTCTCCCTGGTATATCAATTGATTAGAGGGCTTTTTAGGATAACTGGGCgatataattttttatatCTTGTGGCGAAAGGACTCAAAACATTTTATGATAGCCGAACATTAGTTTCACAGAGAAAGCGATAG